In Nocardia sp. NBC_00403, one DNA window encodes the following:
- the hypB gene encoding hydrogenase nickel incorporation protein HypB, with product MCATCGCGNDTTAMITVPHDHDHDHHHDHGDGHDHHHDHGADHVHLPVTETITLEQKILAKNDLLARHNREWLEQRNIVAFNMTSSPGAGKTTLLERTIRELGEVPIAVIEGDQETLLDAERIKATGCAVVQINTGAGCHLDADMLRRAFDALSPAPGTLLFIENVGNLVCPALFDLGERSKVVVISVTEGTDKPLKYPHMFAAAGLVIVNKTDLLPYVDFDLDKCREYARSINPGVEMLPMSVTTGDGVARWYDWLAKERGAASLDHVVERA from the coding sequence ATGTGCGCAACCTGCGGATGTGGTAACGACACAACAGCCATGATCACCGTCCCACACGATCACGATCACGATCATCACCACGATCATGGCGACGGTCACGATCACCACCATGATCACGGCGCTGATCATGTACACCTACCGGTGACCGAAACGATCACCCTCGAGCAGAAGATCCTGGCGAAGAACGACCTGCTGGCTCGCCATAATCGTGAATGGCTCGAACAGCGAAATATCGTGGCGTTCAACATGACCAGCTCGCCGGGCGCGGGCAAGACAACACTTCTCGAGCGCACCATAAGAGAGCTCGGCGAGGTACCGATCGCCGTCATCGAGGGCGATCAGGAGACCCTGTTGGATGCCGAGCGCATCAAGGCGACCGGCTGCGCGGTGGTGCAGATCAATACCGGCGCCGGTTGCCATCTGGATGCCGACATGCTGCGGCGCGCATTTGATGCCCTATCGCCTGCACCGGGCACTCTGTTGTTCATCGAGAATGTCGGCAACCTGGTCTGCCCTGCGCTGTTCGATCTGGGTGAGCGCAGCAAGGTCGTCGTTATCTCGGTGACCGAGGGGACCGACAAGCCACTCAAGTACCCACATATGTTCGCGGCCGCAGGGCTTGTCATTGTCAACAAGACCGATCTGCTGCCCTATGTGGATTTCGATCTGGATAAATGTCGCGAATATGCCCGTTCGATCAACCCGGGCGTCGAAATGCTGCCGATGTCGGTGACCACCGGCGACGGCGTGGCGCGCTGGTACGACTGGCTTGCGAAGGAACGCGGTGCGGCCAGTCTTGATCATGTTGTCGAGCGAGCCTAA
- the hypA gene encoding hydrogenase maturation nickel metallochaperone HypA gives MHEMAITQSVIAAVCGHAAGRKVHSVTVAVGTLCAVVPDAMQFCFELAAEGTVAEGARLEIEPVPGRASCRSCGADFALTDLIVLCHCGSADVDVISGRELRIRSMEVSEECAQPADVVTTQQP, from the coding sequence GTGCACGAAATGGCGATCACACAGAGTGTCATCGCCGCCGTGTGTGGACACGCGGCGGGACGGAAGGTGCACAGTGTCACCGTTGCGGTCGGTACGCTCTGTGCGGTGGTTCCCGACGCGATGCAGTTCTGCTTCGAACTAGCCGCCGAAGGCACGGTCGCGGAAGGGGCACGGCTCGAGATCGAGCCGGTACCGGGCCGGGCGAGCTGCCGGTCCTGCGGCGCGGACTTCGCGCTGACCGACCTGATCGTGTTGTGTCACTGCGGAAGTGCCGACGTCGATGTGATTTCCGGGCGGGAACTGCGAATCCGGTCGATGGAAGTGAGCGAAGAATGTGCGCAACCTGCGGATGTGGTAACGACACAACAGCCATGA
- a CDS encoding SDR family oxidoreductase, giving the protein MSNLHGRTALVTGASRGIGRAVAMRLASDGASVIVHYDGSESAAAQTMADIEAGGGKAFAVRAALGTPDGVDTLFAGLAAGPFGERLDILVINAGGGDFGGSISQVEPEEFDRLFAVNVAAPFFILQHALCLLNDGGRIVNIFSCAPRSAAPSQVAYAMSKGAIDVLGRTLAVELGPRGITVNTVAPRATETDGTAAILDATATVGPMTAPGRSGRPADIADVVAFLASGDASWISADSIDTIRV; this is encoded by the coding sequence ATGTCGAATCTGCACGGTAGGACCGCACTGGTCACCGGGGCGTCGCGAGGCATCGGTCGGGCCGTCGCGATGCGATTGGCATCCGACGGCGCGAGCGTCATCGTCCACTACGACGGTAGCGAGTCAGCTGCCGCACAGACCATGGCCGATATCGAGGCCGGCGGCGGAAAGGCGTTCGCAGTGCGCGCCGCTCTCGGCACTCCGGACGGTGTCGACACCCTGTTCGCCGGTCTAGCGGCCGGACCGTTCGGCGAGCGGCTGGACATTCTGGTTATCAACGCGGGCGGTGGCGATTTTGGTGGCTCGATATCCCAGGTGGAGCCGGAGGAGTTCGATCGGCTTTTCGCGGTCAATGTGGCCGCCCCGTTCTTCATCCTCCAGCATGCGCTGTGCCTGCTCAACGACGGCGGTCGCATCGTCAACATCTTCTCGTGTGCGCCCCGCTCGGCTGCACCGTCGCAGGTGGCCTATGCAATGAGCAAGGGCGCCATCGACGTCCTCGGCAGAACCCTCGCCGTCGAACTCGGGCCGCGCGGGATAACGGTGAACACGGTCGCACCCCGAGCAACCGAGACCGACGGCACCGCAGCCATCCTGGATGCCACCGCGACGGTGGGTCCGATGACCGCGCCCGGCCGATCCGGCCGCCCCGCGGACATCGCCGATGTGGTTGCGTTTCTGGCCTCCGGCGATGCAAGCTGGATCTCGGCCGACAGCATCGACACCATACGTGTCTGA